Genomic window (Helicoverpa zea isolate HzStark_Cry1AcR chromosome 9, ilHelZeax1.1, whole genome shotgun sequence):
ACTTAATGTTCTAATGTAgtttttaacaacaaatatCCTTTTAAGGTTAAGTCTAGTACGAAATAAACAAATCATATTTCACAGGTTTACCATTGTACAGTATTTAAAAACTGTTACTGTATTTACTGGTAGTCtgaaatttttaatactttatcATATTATTTGCTTCTAAATAACGTTTAACAATCTTTcaatagtaaataaacaaatcatcCCGCCATTCCGATACAATTGACATTTGACTAATGACAACTGCTGACAGCTAATGATTAGCCACAGAAAAATTATGTGCACAAAATGTTCTCTTGCTCCTTTTGTTCATTCCCATTTCGACATTTTTAAtctgtaaattaattatttcatttccatTTATGTCACGAATGTCATTGTCAAGTAATGaatttgtccaagttcatcctttgtattttgttgttttcaaaACTTTCAAATAATGCAGTAAAATGACAAGTTTATAAATAGGTTATCTCTATTTGCGGTTAGAAGAAacctttattataaattaaagacAATGGTGTTGTCGCATTCATTTGCGCAGAAGCCCTTAACCTACACAAAGATGTGTTTTCTTGTAAACTGCCTCAAAAGATTTAAGAGTTCTCAACAATGGTTGAGTCGCCAAAAAGCTGATCCATATGTTGAAAaggcaaaaatatataattacagGTGATTATTTGGCTTGTTTAAACATTGATTGTATGTAAGATTGGCACTCCACTGCATAACGTTTAATTGATTTTCAGATGTCGGAGTGCCTTCAAATTACTAGAAATGAACGAGAAAGCAAACATCTTAACTCCAGGTCTAACAGTCATTGACCTTGGTGCTTCGCCAGGGTCATGGACGCAAGTTGCAGTTCAGAAAACGAACTCTGATGGTGCAGAGCCCAATAAACCTAAAGGGAGAGTGTTGGCTATTGACAAACTACAGATATTCCCCATAGAGGTACTTATTGTTTTTCGAACACACTTTTTTATAAGCAGTTTAGTTGCCAAGTCTTCTGAACTGttgtagttttaataaaaataaaacattttttggctaAATATAAGTATAATACACAATTGTAAACcctcttgttgttttttttcacttatgtaagattttttttgttacagggAGCTTCAATAATGAGCAACATGGACTTTTCTACTATAGATGCTCACGATAAAGTCATAGCAGCACTAGATGGTACAAAAGTGGACCTGGTTCTATCAGACATGGCCCCCAGTGCAACTGGTGTCAAGGAGCTTGACAAAGACAGAATAATAGGTCTGTGCTACATGGCCATAAGGTTTGCAGCCCTAGTCAGTAAAGTTGAAGGTAGCCTGCTATTCAAAGTATGGGATGGCAAAGAAGTTCCCATATTACTCATGGATTTAGAgaaattttacaaacaaattaagATCATGAAGCCACAAGCAAGCAGGTCTGAGTCCTCAGAAAAGTTTATACTCGCAAGAGGTTTTAAAGGTATACAGCAACCATTAAGGAATGGCAGATGGGGGGAGTAAAATAAAGACACTTTGCTCTACAAATCTAAATATGCATAATATTTGAAGAATGATAAGGATTTTAAAAGGTGCAGGATAATGGGCTTGAGATTAAAGGTGTTGTTGTGACTTAAAGCAGTATTTACTGTTATGTATTCGTTAAGAAAACagcataatttttaaataatgccaTACTATGTTGTAAGTGTAGCAAGAAACAAGTCTTCCACACATTGTCATATGTTTTACTTTATAAGAGTCAAGTGTAGTCTTATCGAATCATTAATGTAGTTAATTATTGTCATTTAGATAACTCAAAACTATTGTCATAAGATTTAAAAGATCATTATAAACTATGTTATTGTACCTATGATATTATGGTTAACtgaggaattaaaaaaaacttgtttattaaaagattaatgttttctttattttttatacaatagcATATATTATGAAGCATTTTAATAGAGTCATGCTCAAGTTACAGCTGTTAGATTTCTACAGTTACTTAAattggtttttaaaataattttaaaattgacaTGTTACATATTGTCAATGAACTAAAATCAAAGAGGCTTTCAATTTGCAAGTCGTAAACTCTGATTTTTGTACCAacaagttttaataataatatgtaattaaaatttcacatttataacataATATCACAATGAGTTAAATGCAATGCAGTAACACTTAACAGTAAGAATCAGTTCACACCAAAATGAAGACTTCTAGTTGCAGGATACACCACATTGATTACTATGGTATAAATCTCAAAAGCACGAGTTGCACATCACTATTGAAAATTCCTCTTAATGTAGTGTGTGAACTGATACCAAAGGCTGAGATCTAAAAGCGCACTAAGACTAGACTATCATTAAACGGCtaagttttaaaatacataagtaaacTTTGCCTAGTTTAATTAGCTCTAATGAGTCTTTAGACTCGTCTCTAAATGCCACTAGAGCTGCGCTTTTTAAATCACAGCCTTATTTTATGCACTTGATGATTTCGGACGTTAAATGGATCTTTAAACGATCATAAAATCTTATGTTCcttactttttttaatataaggaaaatatattcatattatttacgtAAACATGAAGAGCAAGCTGAACAAAGGTTGCAGCTGGTGTTTCTCATGCTAACATTCATTAATTTGTGCACGAACACaactaatgttattattatgtagAAACAAGACATTAAAATCACAAAAGAGATCACATGTCATACAGAATCCCACCTAGTCGGCGTTAGCACATAACTATATAACACACCAAATACAATGGTAACCCAACATTAGAATAgaaaacacttaaaactttaTAAACTACTCTAACATGTAAACAACATATCAAATTAACAGTTGTACAAAATAATGTGACGTTGGTATATTTGCAATTAGCGCGGTGCGTCTATGATCTAGGTAAGTATAAGTAGCAGCCATAAGGATAATGTAGCGAAGGTTCTAGACGAACTGCGTTCGAGTTCCACTGTTGAGTTTGCTGAGTTGTGCGGCGGACAGAAGGCTGGAGTGAGCGACGTGGTCGAGCAGAAGCAGGCGTTCGCCCCGCTCGTCGCTGGCGGCGCGGAGCGTGCGGGCACAGCGACCGCTGCCCGTCTCCAAGGCAAAACTGCTCACAGCACAAATAGCGTAGATAAACGTTAGCACGAAAAGCGCGCAGCCGAAATCTGAAAAGAATAAATGACAATTAGGTATAGGATCAAATCCGATAAAAGTGTACCTAGGTGGTAAGACAAGAGTACAAGAGTGCTTTTAATGCATATGGAATTGATGCACTTGGGTACTACCATTCTATAGCTGTTTGTATATAACGTCTCAATCAATGTATATTCGACGTCACAAGTTACCATAGTCAGCCGATAAAATAAGATCCTAGGTACCATACATAGATCCCGCTTGGgagcaattaaaaaaatatatgctatTTATACTTACGATAAAGATTGTGTCCTCCAAAGAGGTTGACGACGCAAGGATAGCCGTCTCCGACCACGATTGCCACAATGAGCAGAACTACTCCAATGCAAGCCGCCATGATCCACGGCAGTACGTACTCTCGCTTGTATTTCACTGCACCGTGCAGCAACGAGATACAACACATCAAGTAGATCGATGTCAGCATCGTGCTTGTGTACAGAAATATTACTGTCACtgaaattaaaagtaaagttaagTAATTAGAACTATATAAGTATATGTACGTAGTTGTTTtgacttaggtaggtacttattatccTAACTATGAGCTCCTATTTTAGTTTGCTGCTCTAGTATCAACAATATGATGAGCAGACATCGAAAAGCTCTAAGTATCTTTTGTAAACTTGTTACCACATTACCTCTAGTTTTAGCTAATATTAGAGGCTGTCGGAACATATAATTAATCAAAACTTTAGGTTCCAATCCTAGGTTCGATTGCAGTCTCTACAGCTCAGTTTTCCTGAAAATCTAATCGTGATTTAGATTTTAATGTTCCGCATTAAATTTAAACTGCGTTTTTTCCTTCCACACTGTCGTTTTCCTTCCACATTGTTATAAATAGGCACCGGAAAATCTATTATTTTGAGTAAATAGAGACTCAGGGAAAACTTGCGCAAGTACTTTAAAGTTACGAAACAATGAAGTAGATACCTGATGCTAGATGCCGTGCTTTAGCGAATCTACGCTGATTGTTAGTGGTTATCACTTCTCCGTTATGGTAGCTGTGATCTCCGTAGGCCATTTCATAAAGCCCGCGTCTATCGGCATCATCTTCCATATCGTTGTGCAACATTGACAGCATTTCCCCGACATGGGATATACCAACtagcaatattattaatatgaaagaaGAAAGTGCCTGAAAAACAATATCCACATTCTCACTTTTCATGAATTTTTAATCACCCCCATCACAAAGCAATGAAACAATTTCCATACTTACAATTTGATGGACGGCAATAAGAATTGTCCCTTGGCGTAAAttgaaaacgtacaaaaaatTGTTTAGGCGAATCATCATTTTGTGTGACAAATTACATTGCTTAGTTCTATCAAACATTTGTGTTATTGTACAGCTAAACCATTGCCAGTACGAATTACAAACATTGTTTGGACATAGCCCAAGTCAGAAACTACATAGCGACTGCGGCGCGCATGTTGTGTTctattgattattttttgtgCCTTGTGCGTAATGCGCATGAATTTGTTGTCGGTACTAAAACATGGGAAATAGGTTTGTGGTACAAAGTAAAagcaatgtttttattataaattagttttatttcaagACTTACGTAATGAATAatagcaataataaaattatgactgTAATCAACCTAAaccaaacttttagtcggtatTAGTTTATTTGGATTGTTATATTATCCACTATAGCTATCACAAGTAGACAAATCATAATTAACtcgttatagaaacaaaatatgtatatatttatgtacaaaagtaTAATCACGTCACTTCATTTTATTCGTTTAAaaagtatttgtattttatgatAGATCAGGTAATTGAAGCTGtatatacaatttaaataacttttccaaaaagatcaatataaatagaaatcatAATATTCTGCCGTAGTTTTAAGTATGTTTCCGAAAAATACATTGTGATAGAATGGTAGACTGTATTACAATGAgtgttgttttgcaaaaaaataacaataagtaaAAAGAACACAACAATATAAATCAAAaccaacataattataatatgaacTCAACTGACATTGAATTTCCATTAGGTTTGAATTATTTTCTAAGGACGGACTGGACCAAACAAGTATTCATAGACACACTGTTTTCGTTGTTAGCATGTTGGGACGTGATGGAAACAGAAATATTAAATGCAAAGTAAACTATGTATATTACAAGCTAAACATACACAACCATCTAATGTTGAAAATATTGGTATCTTAAATGAAATGTCGCAGTTACATTGACTAACATCCTAAACAATAAGttacagtaaataatataatatgtatatctgaaaatagctaatatttttacgATTTTATAATTTAGAATGAACATTTGGTATGCAGTGAACTCTCGTAGTCGATACAAATATAGCCAAAATATTTACACGTTATGAGACCTTATGAAGTATAATACCTTACAAATAATGGACAATAAGATACTTGTACAATTCGAAAGTTATATTATCCAAGACTGATATTATTACATACGCCgaaatagaaaaaaactgtACTTATGTAACATACTACAAGAAACTTTACCGATGTTACTTGAAATAGATACATTCGCTTTCCTTTCAATAAGTGGTCATACTACACTCAAAATGGTTAGTGTTGACACATTCAAAGATATATTACGTGAATTATGTAGTGCCGCAAGTGTCGATGGCACACACATTGTATTTAAACCTTATTTAATTATCACCACAGTATAACAATAGTTCTATGATATCACTAGGCACTAATAATGTTAGTCGATACAAAGTTAATGTAGGTATTACACGATGGACAAACATAGGGCTAGATGCCGCGTCAAAATATTCAcatattacaattaaataacacaatattCACATTATATTCTGTTAAGTAACAATATCTTAGCCTAGTCTCTACAAACTAGTCACAAATCCGTTGTCAGTTACAGCCTGTATTTTGTGTTAGGATCATTCAGTGTTTGGACAATATATTGTTCGAAGTTTCAATTATAATGTAGTCGAACTTCGCGACAATGATTAGGTCATCTATGTTCTATGTCATATCTCTAATATTCTTAATTGGCAGTCAGAAACAGATTATCATAAATGTGGCGCAGGTTCCTAGCGTTTTAATACTTAACTTGTGTAAACGTTGGCAGGAATAAGTCGCGTTgactttgaaatatttatcgAGAAATACTTAGAGGGATTTAGGGCCAGTAATGTTAATTTTTAGGGTCAAGTTATATAACGTCAGGTATATTAAAATCCGATTCGATTTCATGATTAGTACAATAGAATCTCGATTAAGCGAATTAATTTGTACTGGGCTTAGTTTGGATAGTCGAAATGTGAATTTTGGGGTCAACATTACATGCATGAATATTTCTCACAAAACGTTCGGAAAACTAGATTACCCGAGACGCGTTTCCGAACAATTGACAATCACGCGCTCTGGCAGCTAAACCAATTCAAATAATCGAGGTTCTACATCATTATAAGAGTTGAGCCACATTTAATAAGTCATTTATGAATTCAGGCGATGGTACAGGAGTTTCTCCCGGTGCAGTTGAGGCGGGTATGGTGCGAATGCTTGTGTGTTCTCGCTCGGTGGCGGGACGGTGCCGCGGAGATCGCGTACGACTTGAGGTGGGACTTCAAAGTGGTGGGCAGGGGCAGCCGCTCTAGGCCGTACACTGATGTACGGGCTACTATTGCACGACAACATAACTCTTGGAGGCTTAGTACTGTGGACAAGATGttttagttaattaatattattcactTGTACAGTCTCTTAGGTGTTAATGTTCTAATACATGTgtcagaaaataaaactatagCCGTAACTGTCCTTTGTAAACTACTATGTAAGTAAGCCTTCGATACCGCCTatcgcaataaaaataaagtatggaGTTTGTGATAGTAAAATTAGACCCATGTAAACTTTGCATTAGCTTACAGTTTTTGGGTAAGATACTATACTTAGGGTAACCATATTAAGTTGATATTTTGGGAAAATAATTACCTTTATTGCTTCTCCATAGTCTCTCCATGCCATTCCGGTGCAGGGCCATTCGCGACAGTTCACAGAAACTCTCTCTGATGTTGAAGTCGCATAGCGGGCTCACTTCGAAGAACGCCATGTGGTTCTTAGCGGCATAGAGTTCCGCATCGCGCTCCTGAACTTGCCGCTTAAAGGCGAGGTGAAGCCGATTACCCACGAGCACTTTTGGTACTCCGGGTGCATGCTAGAATACGGAACAATGACGTCATCATTTTTGtctgacataaaaaaaaatctgaatgttTCTCGCGGTCTTAGAGAGAACCgcttcttgtacaaaaatatataagcttTCTTACAACAAGTTTTGCAATGATACGAACTTAGGTCACagattatatgtataatagctTAGGTATACTGTAAACTTAGGGACATTCGGTTTTACGAGATTCTGTTAGTTTTGTATTAAttcatgttttaaatatttttgatctgATAACCACATGGTGAAGTAGCAAAGAAATACACACCTTTTCGACTTCCTCAAGCCACCTATCAATACTGTCAAAGGACCACTTGTTGGTGATATCATAAACGAGCAGTATGCCCTGAGCACCTCGGGAGTACGACCGTATGATGGTGCAGAAGCGGCCCTGACCCGACGTGTCCCATAGCTGAAGCTTCACTCTCTTGCCATCCAACAAGATCGTCGTTGTTTTGTACGCTGTGAAATGAAAATAGTATGAAGAAACTGTCTAATCTTTCGACTTTCACTTTCGTTTCAGCGCGAAATCAAGGCTTTTAAAaatcgtagttttatttttaaattgattgtgAAATTACATTGGTGGCTAATGTTTTGTCGTTTGACTTCGCTGAAAATTGGTGGGGATGTAGTTTAGACCCGGAAAAATAACATAGGACTTTTTATCCCCATCAGGTTACGGGTAGTAGTTTCCTCGATACGCGGTAAAAACTACGGACGGAAGCtacaatttcatgaaaatagCTTGGGCgcattaatttcattaaaatatttatgtgaatTGGCGTGAGTAGGGACTTTTCGATATTGATTGGTGCTGAGAAATGACACATAATTCATTGAAGGATTAGAGATAAATCTGTCgggtcacaattttttttttttgtaaattatgcaCAATTTAATTTCATAACCCACCATCTTCAGTTGATTGTTATAAATAGCAAAGAAAGACAAACACGTGAttcattaaacatttgtttacattCCTAAACGCATAAACTATGTTTGACAAAACATAATAGCTACACTACATACAAAACTCTGTCTGCTGTTCACAATATACCTTTGACATCTTCTTTTGAATTTATGTTTTCGCAATGACAACaatttataatatgtaattaataattcaattccATAACAATTCTGGttagttttgtatttatttatatttattgaacaaATAAGGAAGGAAAGTAATTTATGTtgtaatataaacaaacaatacttGTGctgttattgttatatttaaatgcATCATAATACTAAACacctattttattgtaatataagTTCATAGTTCAAAATATATGCACACTAGCTATTTTCACAGCCatgtattattattacctacacATGTTTTTGCAAATACATCTGTCGTTATCTTTATCCTGCAGATTCACCCGTGTCTCATAGCAGAAGTTCGGCTCAATCCCAGATGAAACATAGCCTGCTACTCAAGAGTGCAGCTTTAGAATGgagatagaatttttcaaattggctcagtagtttcggagcctttatggtTCAAACAAAAATTTCCTCCTTAGTACTTCCTACTATATTGATTAGTATTAGTTTTGATATAGTTAGTATTGATATACTTAGATGAAACCTACATTATTCAACCGCCTTATGTGATTAGTGTGACATTATTACTCagtacttttattatattatgagtCTTCAATTACAAGTTATCAGGCAAGGTCATATTCCTGAGATTTCTGATAGTAAAGTTCTTATGATTGAATcattcttgttatttttaaatcacaCATAATGTTGCTAAGCcagtttattaatatcaaaaggTTATTCATTAGATAAGCTTGTAATGTAGCAATCCAAGTcgtaaagtaattattttaaatgataattattatttttacgattCTTACAAACTTATGTGTATAAAGTTGCATCTCCAGCTTTTTTACCTacttgataataataaaatactgtcTTTTTCTATTATAGAGTGAGattttaatatcatcatcatcatctcagccataggacgtccactgctaaacataggcctccccctttgatctccacagatacctgttggaagcgacctgcatccagcgtcttccggcgacctttataaggtcgtctgtccacctcgttggtggacgtcctacgctgcgcttgctagtccgtggtctccacttcagcacttttcggccccatctgccatctgctctgcgagcaatatggcctgcccattgccacttcaacttgctaatccggtgggctatatcagtgactttggttcgtctacggatctcctcgtttcggattcgatcacgtagagaaacaccgagcatagctctctccatagctcgttgagcgactttgagctttaagttgaggccgatagtgagagaccacgtttcggtgccgtaagtcatcgctggtaacacacattggttgaagacttttgtcttgaggcactgaggtatgtcggacgaaaagatattgcgtagtttcccgaacgctgcccagccgagttggattcggcggttgacctctttctcgaagttggacctacctaattggactacttgtcctaggtagatatatgagtcaacaacttcgagtaccgagcttccaatagagactggggtgggctgaacatggaaatttgacataattttcgtcttgtccatgttcattttcaggcccacccgttgtgaaactctgTCGACCGAGACCGACCGACCGACCAAGATTTTAATAtaccattataaaaatataatttataaattatgaaCTATTTTTTCCCCATTTTGTATATTTCAATTTAACGAGAGGTCAATAGAcaatagtaattatttattcatcataCTACAACCATCTGTGATAATGAATGCTTTCCTAATTTGATGACCATTTATTATCCTCATTTCTATACATATTATGGTACATAGTACATTATGGTACATAGGCAGGCCTAAACATCTTGTTTAAGCACTTGGTTATGGCACAGAGCCATAATAATGTTACTCAATACGACCATGTGACTTCATAAGCATCAAAACAATAGTGAAtagttacatataaatagatCATTAGATATATTGGATACCAATAGATAGAGGGATGACCTGGACTCCTACAACTCTGATTAGTGGCAACAATCAAAGGATCGAAAAATGTTGAAGtgaaatggggaggcctttgcccagcattGGGGCAGTTTGGacaaaattacgaaaataaGAAAAAGATAGGTATATTAGCTTACCACTGCCGCTGCAGAAAGGTGAGTCAGCCGATCCATCTTCTAAGTCTTGAAGGATTTCTTGTTTCCCCACATCAGAGTCTCCGACCAGCAGTACTTTTAATAAGTAGTCATATGATTTAGGTGCTGCTGGGGGCCGtcctgaaataataattattgttttataaataaatacagtctactttatttttaaaaaaatttcTTAACAGTAAACAGAGGGCTGATTTGTTATTATAATGCATTCTGTAGGAGCTACTTTACTAATTTGCTTGTTGAGATAAAAGGCAAATTAGTTAAATGGATTAGAAAGTAATCTTTGTTTACCAACTGTGTTTTGGTCTTAACTTCAATTCCTATAGTGAGAACAGAATTGCACTTAAACTCAATcatagatttaatattatttaccaagGAGTACCTATGGATTATCAGCCCATATGGATTGAAAATTGGGATTATCTTTACTTCAAATTAGATGTAAGAAGTCCGTTTTAACATACAGAAACGGGGCTATGCCACTGAAAACTGCTATGTTGGTTGAAGTACTTTAAGATGTTggattttcttaaatatttaggtCACAGTTtcgattttaatataatttggaatTTGGACGTGTAGATATTGATAAATAGGAGGAAGTGTCAGGTAACTTCATCTGTtacaataatgtttattatttacctgTTCTTTGATGATGTGATCGAGGTAACGTAGTACTTCCATTTTGCGTGACTTGACTAGTCCCTTGTTGTGGTGTTGCTACCATTCCAGACGATGGATACATAGTCATGGTGAGGTCGGAGTAGCTCGCCTGAACTCCAGGTGGTATTTACCACACGCAAGTTTATACATAATACTGCTCAAACTAGCCCTTCCGATGATCCATCTAGACaaactttcataaaatactATGGGCCATTCACGCAACAAGCAATAATCTGTTTATCAAAACAAGAAATAATCCACTTTTTCTTCAATCTGCCAACCAAAATAACATACGTTCTTGTGGACAAGGTCGCCGCTTATCCAGGCTATCAAATGAATTTACTCAATTATTCCGTTATATCCTCACTCTAAATGGTCGTAATATATTATTTGCACCTTTTAATTGGTATCTCAATTACTATAAATTGCGATATCGTATCGACACAAAAACAACccaattttcacaaaatatgaATGAATGACGACTAATGAACGAATTCATTCGGTcaatgaatgaatgattgaCATAGACAATcatttcaagtttttttatagtttgAAATCTAGTATTTTAAGTTTTAGCTTGACATTCTCGACATATTGACTTAATTCAAGTTGCCTTTAAATCTAAGAGCACTTACACACTTGCGGGTTTGGTTTGAAAGCACTCTCAATCTAAGGAATTAAGGGATTTCATAGAAACCGAATTCTTTCTTATCGAGTGGAACACTTGCGTAGCTGTACAAAATACTTGTCATCTATTCTATAATATGATAGGCACCGaaatactgaaccgatttgaatgaTTCTGTCAGTGCTCTGGAAAGCAAATTATCCTCAGTACTTCTTGAGGCACAAATGGTTGGATTCAAGGTGCCAAGTTATTAGACGAGAACT
Coding sequences:
- the LOC124633350 gene encoding rRNA methyltransferase 2, mitochondrial, whose protein sequence is MVLSHSFAQKPLTYTKMCFLVNCLKRFKSSQQWLSRQKADPYVEKAKIYNYRCRSAFKLLEMNEKANILTPGLTVIDLGASPGSWTQVAVQKTNSDGAEPNKPKGRVLAIDKLQIFPIEGASIMSNMDFSTIDAHDKVIAALDGTKVDLVLSDMAPSATGVKELDKDRIIGLCYMAIRFAALVSKVEGSLLFKVWDGKEVPILLMDLEKFYKQIKIMKPQASRSESSEKFILARGFKGIQQPLRNGRWGE
- the LOC124633349 gene encoding uncharacterized protein LOC124633349; this encodes MFDRTKQCNLSHKMMIRLNNFLYVFNLRQGTILIAVHQIALSSFILIILLVGISHVGEMLSMLHNDMEDDADRRGLYEMAYGDHSYHNGEVITTNNQRRFAKARHLASVTVIFLYTSTMLTSIYLMCCISLLHGAVKYKREYVLPWIMAACIGVVLLIVAIVVGDGYPCVVNLFGGHNLYHFGCALFVLTFIYAICAVSSFALETGSGRCARTLRAASDERGERLLLLDHVAHSSLLSAAQLSKLNSGTRTQFV
- the LOC124633348 gene encoding ras-related protein Rab-40C; this translates as MTMYPSSGMVATPQQGTSQVTQNGSTTLPRSHHQRTGRPPAAPKSYDYLLKVLLVGDSDVGKQEILQDLEDGSADSPFCSGSAYKTTTILLDGKRVKLQLWDTSGQGRFCTIIRSYSRGAQGILLVYDITNKWSFDSIDRWLEEVEKHAPGVPKVLVGNRLHLAFKRQVQERDAELYAAKNHMAFFEVSPLCDFNIRESFCELSRMALHRNGMERLWRSNKVLSLQELCCRAIVARTSVYGLERLPLPTTLKSHLKSYAISAAPSRHRARTHKHSHHTRLNCTGRNSCTIA